The DNA window CGTCATTCTATCTCAAGACGTTCACCGGATCTTCGGCGGCGTGGTGCCCGAGTTGGCCAGCCGAGAACATGTCCGCACCCTCGATCTGGTGGTACATCGCACCCTCGACGAGGCCGGGCTGGGTTGGTCCGACGTCTCGGCCGTGGCGGTCACGGCCGGACCCGGCCTGATCGGTGCGCTGCTGGTCGGTGTGATGTACGCCAAGGGCCTCGCGATGAGCCTCGGCAGGCCTCTCATCGGCGTCCATCATCACGAAGGCCACCTGTTCGCTCCGGGGCTCTCGGAGCCGGAGCTGTCTCCTCCGTTTGTGGCCCTGCTCGTCAGCGGCGGCCATACCATGCTCCTCGACGTGCCCGCCTGGGGTGACTACCGGCTGCTGGGTCAGACACTCGACGACGCCGCCGGCGAGGCATTCGACAAGGTGGGCACCATGCTGGGTCTGCCCTACCCAGCAGGCGCCGCCGTGGAAAAGCTGGCGCGCGACGGACGCGCTGACCGGTACACCTTTCCGCGTCCGATGCTCAAGGATATTGCCGATCCCGCCGGGAAGCCGTATGCATTCTCGTTCAGCGGGCTCAAAACCGCCGTCCTGCGCGCCGTCCAGGCCAGCGACGACCCTGTGCGCGATCGGGCCGACCTCGCCCGCGGTTTTCAGGATGCCGCGATCGAGGTCCTGGTGGAAAAAACGGCGCATGCCACCTTGAGCCTGGGACGGCCGCAGACCATGATCGTCGGGGGCGTGGCCTGCAACCGGGCGCTCGCCGAGCGACTGACCGAGCGCTTGACAGGCAAAGCCAGGGTCATTGTCGCCCCGCCGCGCCTCAATACGGACAACGCGGCCATGATCGCGGCCGCTGGCGCCTGGCGGCTCGCTCGCGGCGAGCGCAGCGGACTCGACCTGGAGCCGTTCGACTGGCAGCCGTTGCCTGGCTTGCAAGCGGCGACATCCACGTCTCACCCTTTACCAGTCACCTCATGACGACCGTCTATCCGCTGGTCTTCAGGATCGGGACCTTCGAAATCACTGGTTTCGGCATCCTGATGATGCTCGCCTTCCTCGTCGGGGGTTGGCTGGTCTCGCTCGAACTGCGGCGTCGCGGCTGGAACGAGGAGTATGGCGCTGACATCGTCGTCGCCGCAGTGATCGGCGGCATCGTCGGGGCCAAGCTGTGGTACGTCGCCCTGACCGGGGATCCGGGCGCCCTGTTCTCGCGGGGCGGGCTCGTCTGGTACGGCGGCTTTCTCGGTGGCGTCCTGGCAGTGATCCTGAACGGCTGGCGCCGCCAGGTGCCGATCCGGGTGACCATGAACCTGGTAGCGCCCGCCCTCGCCGCCGCCTACGCGGTCGGGCGGGTGGGCTGTTTCGTCGTGGGCGATGACTACGGGCGCCCGACCGACCTGCCGATCGGCGTCAAGTTCCCGCAGGGTCTGCCACCATCGACGGCCCAGAACCTGTCCAGCATGTTCGGGGTCCAGGTGCCCGCCGACGTCGCGCCGTCGACTGTGCTTGCCGTGCACCCGACCCAGCTCTACGAGGTGCTCGCCATGCTGGCGGTCTTCATGATCCTCTGGCGCTGGCGGCTCAACCATCGGCCGATGGGATGGCTCTTTGGTGCCTACCTGGCCTTTGCCGGCGTCGAGCGATTCCTGGTCGAAATCCTGCGAGCCAAGGACGACCGATTCCTTGGCGTCTTCACTGTTGCGCAGCTGACCAGCGTGGTGGTGGCAGCCGTCGGCGTCGCCTTGCTGGTCCGGTATGCCAACGCACCCAATCCGGCGCCCGGAGCATATTTGACCGCACGACCGCGCTGAGCGGCCGCGGTCGCTCAGGACTCGAGAATCGCGGTCGCGACGGCCGACAGGTCGGAGTGGGTCAGGGACACATGGATGCGCGCGCCGACCTCAGCGTCGACAACCTGCTTGGCGAGGCCATGCAGCGCAATGGTCGGTCGACCCGATGGGGCCCGGATCACTTCGATTTCACGCCAGCCGACGCCGCGCGCATTGGGCAACGCCTGCAGCGCCTTGTAGACCGCTTCCTTGGCGGCCAGACGAACCGCCAGATGCCGGGGCGGATGCGGCATGGACAGGACGTAGGCAAGCTCGGCACTGGTCAGGAGCCGATCCAGGACGCGGCGTCTATGCGCAGCGAGCATGGCTTCGGCACGTGCAATGTCGACCACATCCACGCCCAGACCGATCAGCGCCATGGCAAACTCCAGAACCAGCGATGGACCGGATCGAGCCAGATCGGCCGCGGCAGGTAGCCGCCCAGGACCAGACCCAGCCAGATCGCTCCGGCAACACTGACCGCAAGCGCAACGATCCAGGGCCGGAGCGACGGCCGCCACTCGGCTACCTGCGCAGCTCTGCTCTGCCAGACCGCCAACTCCCGACGCACTTGCGCCTCGAGCTCGTCCCAGGCGTCCTCGAGCGCAACCGCCGCCTGGCGCACTTCATCCCACCAACCATCTCCCGCGCTGAATCCGCGCGCGACCCGTTCTTCGACCACGATGCCCGCTGCATCCAGCCGCGCGGCCAGTACCGCCCGATCCTCGGCGCTTGGCAGCAAGGCCACCAGTCGCCGGGCCGGGTAACGCGACTGATACGCGGCCCGCTCCATCTGTACACCTGCCGCAGCAATGACCGCGTCGGCAACCCGACCGGCCGCAGTTCGCCACAGCTCCAGCCAGACGTTCCGATCCAGCGCAAGCCGGGCCCCTGCCTCGTCGCCCGCCAGACGGAAGTCTCGCGCGGCGGCGGTCCGATCGAACAGCTCCGAAACGAGGTCCAGTCGAATCAGGTCGAGACCCACCGTCGGATCCTCGAACTGGCGCGTGGCGTCCGCCAGGCGCCCCAGGTACGGCCCGATCTCGGGCAGCTCGTCGGTCGCCATCACACGCGATCCCAGACCGGGCGTTCACCTGGCTCGAGCTCGGCAAGCGCCACAGCGGCGGCGTGCCCCGTCCGAGCCGCATACCGCTCCGCAAAAGCAGCCAGCGAATCGGGGGAGCAGTCGCTCCGCGGCAACCGGAGTAACTCAACTGCGGCCTCGATCGCAGCGGCGCTGCCCTCGACTTCGACCAGAACGTCCATCCTCGGGTACCACTCGAGCCTGACAACCGCGCCTGCCACCTCGTAGTACTCGACGAAGCGATCGATGGCGTGACACTCCCGGTAGCCGAGGGCCGCGACGAGCGACTCCGCCTCGACCACGTCGTCCGTCGTCAATTCGTGCTCGGCCCGCAGCTTGTAGCCGTCCTCGACCCGAACCGGACCCTTCCAACCGAGCTGACTGCTGACCGCCCCATCTGTCGCGCTGCGGCAGGTCCGAATCCGGAGTACCTCGCCGCGGTCAGTCAGCTCGCGCTCTCGATCATAGCGCCGATCGGCCAGCCAGCCGGTAAAACCGCGGACCGCCCCCGACCGTTCGAGCACTGCGCGGATCCGCTCAGGATCGGCGACCACAGCTTTGAGCTCGCGCTCGATCACGCCGACGTTCCGAGGATGGCAGCGGCCACTCGTTCGGTATCGCTCAGATCATCGAACACATGGTGCGCCCCTGCTTCCGCGAGATCCTCCGGGCGGTAACTCCCGGTTGCGACAGCCACGGACACGGCGCCGATGCCGTTGCCGCACGTCACATCAGCCGGGGTGTCACCAATGATGACCACGTCAGCCCCGGAGGGCACCCTGCCAAAATGGGACAGTGCTCGCTGCGCAGCGATGGCCGGCAACTCGGCCCGAACCGCATGGTCGCAACCATAGGCGCCAACCGCAAAGCCCTCCGGCGGTATCTCCACAGCCCTG is part of the Gemmatimonadales bacterium genome and encodes:
- the tsaD gene encoding tRNA (adenosine(37)-N6)-threonylcarbamoyltransferase complex transferase subunit TsaD, encoding MAEHVLGLETSCDETSAALIETRDGRPSLRSLVILSQDVHRIFGGVVPELASREHVRTLDLVVHRTLDEAGLGWSDVSAVAVTAGPGLIGALLVGVMYAKGLAMSLGRPLIGVHHHEGHLFAPGLSEPELSPPFVALLVSGGHTMLLDVPAWGDYRLLGQTLDDAAGEAFDKVGTMLGLPYPAGAAVEKLARDGRADRYTFPRPMLKDIADPAGKPYAFSFSGLKTAVLRAVQASDDPVRDRADLARGFQDAAIEVLVEKTAHATLSLGRPQTMIVGGVACNRALAERLTERLTGKARVIVAPPRLNTDNAAMIAAAGAWRLARGERSGLDLEPFDWQPLPGLQAATSTSHPLPVTS
- a CDS encoding prolipoprotein diacylglyceryl transferase, which translates into the protein MTTVYPLVFRIGTFEITGFGILMMLAFLVGGWLVSLELRRRGWNEEYGADIVVAAVIGGIVGAKLWYVALTGDPGALFSRGGLVWYGGFLGGVLAVILNGWRRQVPIRVTMNLVAPALAAAYAVGRVGCFVVGDDYGRPTDLPIGVKFPQGLPPSTAQNLSSMFGVQVPADVAPSTVLAVHPTQLYEVLAMLAVFMILWRWRLNHRPMGWLFGAYLAFAGVERFLVEILRAKDDRFLGVFTVAQLTSVVVAAVGVALLVRYANAPNPAPGAYLTARPR
- the acpS gene encoding holo-ACP synthase, with amino-acid sequence MALIGLGVDVVDIARAEAMLAAHRRRVLDRLLTSAELAYVLSMPHPPRHLAVRLAAKEAVYKALQALPNARGVGWREIEVIRAPSGRPTIALHGLAKQVVDAEVGARIHVSLTHSDLSAVATAILES